CGGTCGCGTAGGGGTTGCCTCGTTGTGCACCACCCGGACTCGTCGGCAGGCGGCGGGTGGTGAAATCGTCGTTCTCGACGAAGTACTTCGTCGCCGGATCGAGTGGTTCATCTCCCGGCCCGGCGTTCATATCGCCCATCAGAACGTAGGAGGCGTCGTCCGCGAGTCCGCCCGTCATCCCGCTGTCGTCGTAGATGTACTCCGCGCCGGCGACGTAATCCGCGAAGAACCGCACCTCGTCGTGGTTCCACCGTCCGTTGAAGTTGTTCGGGCCGTCGAAGACGGGCGGGGTCGGATGGCTGAACAGCCCGTGGACCGTCCCACCCTCCACCTCGAACGGCACGTCGATGTGGGTCTTCGAGGAGAGCCGATAGACGTCCGTCTCGGCCTCCGTCAGGTAGATTCCCTCCGGATCGACACCGGGCTCTCCCTTGATCGGGATCAGGTTGCCGGGCATATCGGTCCAGCGGAACTTCTGGAACGACCGGATGCCAGCCTCGTCGAACGGATGTTTGCTCGCGATCCCGAACGCGTACTGGCCGGGGAAGACGCCGAACCCGAACGCATCACCCGGACGTTCGCCGGCGTTGCCGTCCTTGTTGAAGTCGTAGGGCTCCTCGGGGAGGACGCCCGTGTTGCTGGTCGGTTGGAGGGTGTACTGATACTCGATACCGTCGAGGGTCCGGTGCTGTGGTTCACTGAGATAGTTGTCGACGAACGCCTGGATGTTCGTCTTCTTCGTGGGGACGCCGTCTTCGACCCTCGCCCTTTGAATGTTGTTGGCGAGTTCGTTGACGACGATGATATCCGGGTCGATCTCCTGAATCACACGAGCGGCAGCAGCGGCTTGTTCGTCGCCCTTCTGTTGGACCTGCTCCGTGTTCAGATCCACGACGTTGAACGCCGCGTAGCGAGTGCCGCTTCCTCGGCCCGCTGCACTCGCCGTCCCGATGAAGGCCGACGACGCGACGGCCGAGCCTGCGACTTGCAGAAATCCGCGCCGATCGGTATCTCGCACCATGGTCGACGTTCGATCAGGCACGAGGCATAAGCCCTCGGGTTGCGAGGAACGGCAAACAGTGCGGGTCCTGCATTCGCGACCACGCTGGTAGGCTCTCTCGACCAACGGTACACCTCGCTCACTTGCGGAAGAGTTCTGTAGCAGTTTTCATCCGCTGGATCGACGGCGAACTCCGGGGAACGGTGGGGGATCAGGACGGGGAGCATCCGTTCCCCATCCGAGAGCGCCCCACAGGCGCGGATCTGACGGTGCTCCGTTGGATGGGACGGTTCGTGACCTCGGCGTCCGGGATGCCCAGTCCCACGCGTTGCTCGATGAAACTCGCCGCTTTCGACAGCGACTGCTCGCCGCTCGTCGACAGGCGACGAACGCAAGTTCGCCCGACACGATGCTTTATACCGTTCCCTGCAAACCACACCTAACGATGGCCACCCCCGTCCTCGAAGCCGACGAAATCGGCGTCACACGCGGGAGTACGCAGATCCTGACCGACGTCTCCCTTTCGATCCCTGCCGCGGCGCGGACGCTCGTGCAGGGTCCGAGCGGCGCGGGGAAGACCACGTTGTTCGACGTCCTTGGCCTGCTCGATCGCCCGACGAGCGGTTCGCTTGCGATCCAGGGCTCGATGGCCGGGGACCTCACCGAACGCGAACGCGCCCGACTGCGACGGGAGACGATCGGCTTCATCTTCCAGGAGTTCCAGCTCGTCGCGGACCTCACTGCGTGGGAGAACGCCGCCCTTCCCCAGGAACACGCCGGCACCCGCGACGAGGCGTGGCTCGACACGCTGTTCGCCACACTCGACATCGAGGGGCTCGCGGGACAGTATCCCGCGACGCTCAGCGGCGGCGAGAAACAGCGCGTGGCGATCGCGCGGGCGCTCGCGAACGAGCCCGCGATCGTGCTCGCCGACGAACCGACGGGCCAGCTCGATCCCGACACCGCTGATCGCGTACTCTCGCTCCTGTTCGATCTCCAGGAGACGACCGGGACCGCGCTACTCACCATCAGTCACGATCGGCGACTGCAGTCTGCCTTTCACGACGTCGTGCGCCTCGAAGACGGCACGACGATCCCGACGAGCGGCGAGCCCGATGCCGAAGCCAGCCCCCCAGAAGACGGTGCGGAGAACGCTACTCCCCGGTGACGTTGTAGCTGTCTTCCTGAGCTGAAGCGTTGTTCACGGCGAGTGAGAACGTGTAGTTGCCGGGTGCGGTCGTCGCGACACCACCATCGAGCACGACGACGATCTCGTCGTCCGGATCGACGCTTCGATTGCCGTCGAGCGGCACGACGAACCCCTCGCCGGCGTCGTTCGTCCGAATGCCGCCCTCGACGTTCGACCCGAGACCCGGTCCATCCGTCCGACGTCCGGTGTGATTGCTCGTCTCGTCGATGCCCGCCGTCTCGACGTCGAAGACCGAGACGTTCGAAACGTCGAGCCCCTCGCCGGCATCGACGGTGACGCTCTCGATGCCCTCGGTTGCGGACTCGGAGCTCATCGCAGCGTAGACCCACACCCCGACGTCCGTGGTGTTCGCCGTGCGGGGTTCGACGATGACGTCCAAGCCGGTGGCCTCGGGCGAGCTGTCGACCGCTGCGCGTTCGATCGGCGTCGACGTGGCGAGAGTGTCGCTGGTCGTGGGTGCGAGATCACTGGTCGTGGGTTCGGGATCGCCGTCGGTCGTCGTGGTTTCTGCCTCGTTCGTGGTCGTCGAGAGCACGGTGGTCTCCGTGTCGGTACCCGTTTCGGTGGCACGGTCAGTGCCGACGGTGGACGGTGGAGCGTCCGTTTCGGTGGCCGGTGTCTGGGTTCCGTCCGTTGGCCCGCCGCCACATCCCGCGAGCACCATCAACAGGGCGACGACGCCGATCGCCACGAGCCGTTTCGGCGGCACGAGCGGCGAACCCGACCACCGAAGTCGTCCGGACGGGTTCGTTCCGCTGCTGTCGGGCTTCGACGAAGGAGGGGTGTCGTCGATCGAGTCACGACTGTCGTCAATCACGGTTTCGTTGTCCGCGGTGTCGATTGGTATAACTGTACTGATCCGGCGATTTCCACACGCCATGGAACCGTGCTTCGGCTCACGTGGCCCTTCTTTCGGGAGTTCCCTGGCCAGTTCTCGATCCGTTCCACGGGGAAGGAAAGCAGTTTTATCCGGGCACGGAGAGGTGACGATGTGGCATCCGCCCGTCGCCGCAACACCGTCACGGTGGGACTCCTCGTTGCGGTGTTGATCGCGGTCGCCGGTCTCCCGCTCGGTAGCGCGACCGAGGTTGGCCCACGGGACACGGCCGATCGCTTCCGGCAGACCGGAGCCGAACCGACGCCGGCGAACAACACGACCGTTCGCCACGAGAACCCGGCATCGGTCGATCGGGAGGGCAACGTCTCGGAGCTACAGAGCTGGTTGGCCGGTCGGTTGAGTCAGGCACATATCGACTGTTCGGAGGGGTTGGAAGTCGGCCGATACGCCGCCTGC
This portion of the Halococcus agarilyticus genome encodes:
- a CDS encoding endonuclease/exonuclease/phosphatase family protein, which translates into the protein MVRDTDRRGFLQVAGSAVASSAFIGTASAAGRGSGTRYAAFNVVDLNTEQVQQKGDEQAAAAARVIQEIDPDIIVVNELANNIQRARVEDGVPTKKTNIQAFVDNYLSEPQHRTLDGIEYQYTLQPTSNTGVLPEEPYDFNKDGNAGERPGDAFGFGVFPGQYAFGIASKHPFDEAGIRSFQKFRWTDMPGNLIPIKGEPGVDPEGIYLTEAETDVYRLSSKTHIDVPFEVEGGTVHGLFSHPTPPVFDGPNNFNGRWNHDEVRFFADYVAGAEYIYDDSGMTGGLADDASYVLMGDMNAGPGDEPLDPATKYFVENDDFTTRRLPTSPGGAQRGNPYATATFENRPKVDWVLPSPDLSLRSSSVVWPSKNASKRGLGDAVETASDHRLVWADIDDRQPGPPGRPSR
- a CDS encoding ABC transporter ATP-binding protein codes for the protein MATPVLEADEIGVTRGSTQILTDVSLSIPAAARTLVQGPSGAGKTTLFDVLGLLDRPTSGSLAIQGSMAGDLTERERARLRRETIGFIFQEFQLVADLTAWENAALPQEHAGTRDEAWLDTLFATLDIEGLAGQYPATLSGGEKQRVAIARALANEPAIVLADEPTGQLDPDTADRVLSLLFDLQETTGTALLTISHDRRLQSAFHDVVRLEDGTTIPTSGEPDAEASPPEDGAENATPR